From the Xenorhabdus ishibashii genome, one window contains:
- a CDS encoding oligosaccharide flippase family protein: protein MNAKKEIANNIISLSSINILGILIPIMTMPVLAKSLGSNLYGQYLLFMTIIVFGHTIIDYGTQYTGIREASKARHHKKWIKIIYDGHQGTRWILSTLYIFACILYSYLLKMDFIFNWIIFGGIPYFLGYILSSSWFYQAVGKSKELILYFIFPRIINLITIVICVKSPSDITYAVYSSTWPILISGIILFIKIKNNYKLSIINLSSSQFFFKRGFNSFIGILLPNLYNSLPTIIMGGLFKPSEFAKFAIAIRLSGIAITVQEIIAKSIYPLLSRTKGNHVNKIIKINSLLSIPIIIVILLFGEKIITILLGNEYSKNIYLNILIVSIFFIGLSNSYSEGYFLPKGFDKIYRNISIRISLVSSLLSAILIYKYQITGGAVAIAIARILFFIDYRVNYIKIIKLTQK, encoded by the coding sequence ATGAATGCAAAGAAAGAAATAGCAAACAATATAATAAGCTTAAGTTCAATTAATATATTAGGGATATTAATCCCTATAATGACTATGCCCGTATTAGCTAAGTCATTAGGTAGTAATTTATATGGGCAATACTTATTATTCATGACCATTATAGTATTTGGACATACTATAATCGACTATGGTACACAATATACAGGTATCAGAGAAGCGTCCAAAGCACGCCATCATAAAAAATGGATAAAAATCATTTATGATGGTCATCAAGGAACAAGATGGATATTATCAACACTTTATATTTTTGCCTGCATTCTATATAGTTATTTACTTAAAATGGATTTTATTTTTAATTGGATAATATTTGGAGGCATACCATACTTCTTAGGGTACATTTTAAGCAGCTCTTGGTTCTATCAAGCTGTAGGAAAGTCGAAAGAACTAATTTTATATTTTATATTCCCACGGATAATAAATTTAATTACTATAGTTATATGCGTAAAATCACCTTCAGATATAACATATGCTGTTTATTCATCCACATGGCCAATTTTAATAAGTGGAATAATTCTTTTTATTAAAATTAAAAATAATTATAAATTAAGTATAATAAACCTCTCATCCAGTCAGTTTTTTTTCAAGCGGGGATTTAATTCCTTCATTGGAATTTTATTACCAAACTTATATAATTCGTTACCAACTATAATTATGGGTGGATTATTTAAGCCTTCAGAATTTGCAAAATTTGCAATTGCAATCAGATTATCAGGAATAGCTATAACAGTTCAAGAAATCATTGCAAAATCCATATATCCATTACTTTCCAGAACAAAGGGAAATCATGTAAATAAAATAATAAAAATAAATTCATTACTATCCATCCCTATTATAATAGTAATATTATTATTTGGCGAAAAAATTATCACAATACTTTTAGGAAATGAATATTCGAAAAACATTTATTTAAATATATTGATTGTAAGTATTTTTTTTATAGGACTCAGTAATTCTTATAGCGAAGGCTACTTTTTACCAAAAGGATTTGACAAAATATATAGAAATATATCCATAAGGATTTCTTTGGTATCATCTTTATTATCTGCTATATTAATATATAAATATCAGATAACCGGAGGAGCAGTTGCAATTGCAATTGCCCGAATACTTTTCTTTATAGATTACCGAGTTAATTATATAAAAATCATCAAACTAACTCAAAAATAA
- the fieF gene encoding CDF family cation-efflux transporter FieF (FieF, a metal efflux transporter, is a member of the CDF (cation diffusion facilitator) family of transporters.) — MSISYGRWVSSAALVATVLASVLLIVKIFAWWLTGSVSLLAALVDSLVDLAASLTNFFVVRYSLQPADKEHTFGHGKAESLAALAQSMFISGSAIFLFLTGFQHLYSPKPMENASIGVWVIVVALVSTLCLVTFQKWVISKTQSQAIRADMLHYKSDLLMNGAILLALLLSLYGFKRADALFALGIGVYILYSALRMGYDAVQSLLDRALPDEERQEIIEIIQNYPGIAGGHDLRTRQSGPIRFIQFHLEIDDNLPLVQAHALAEGIENKLRRRFPDADIIIHQDPCSVVSKEHKNRWD, encoded by the coding sequence ATGAGTATAAGTTATGGGCGATGGGTTAGTTCTGCTGCGTTAGTGGCAACGGTATTGGCCAGTGTACTGTTGATCGTGAAAATTTTTGCCTGGTGGTTAACAGGATCGGTGAGCTTATTGGCAGCACTGGTGGATTCATTGGTCGATTTGGCGGCTTCCCTGACAAATTTTTTCGTTGTGCGCTATTCACTTCAACCTGCTGATAAAGAACACACTTTTGGACATGGTAAGGCGGAGTCACTGGCGGCTTTGGCTCAAAGTATGTTTATCTCCGGTTCGGCAATTTTCCTATTTTTGACGGGTTTTCAGCATTTGTATTCCCCCAAACCGATGGAGAATGCGTCGATAGGCGTATGGGTGATTGTCGTTGCTCTGGTTTCCACGTTATGTTTAGTCACGTTCCAAAAATGGGTGATCAGTAAAACTCAAAGTCAGGCTATCCGTGCGGATATGCTGCATTATAAGTCCGACCTATTGATGAATGGGGCGATTTTGCTGGCACTGCTTTTGAGTCTGTATGGTTTCAAACGCGCGGATGCGCTCTTTGCCCTGGGTATTGGGGTTTATATTCTCTATAGTGCGTTACGGATGGGCTATGATGCCGTACAATCTTTGCTTGATCGCGCCTTGCCGGATGAAGAGCGGCAGGAGATTATTGAGATCATCCAAAATTACCCAGGCATAGCAGGTGGGCATGATCTGCGAACTCGTCAATCAGGTCCGATTCGTTTTATCCAGTTCCATCTGGAGATAGATGATAATTTGCCATTGGTGCAGGCGCATGCTTTGGCAGAAGGGATTGAAAATAAATTGCGGCGTCGATTTCCAGATGCCGATATTATTATTCACCAAGATCCTTGCTCTGTAGTGTCTAAAGAGCATAAAAACCGCTGGGATTGA
- a CDS encoding glycosyltransferase, giving the protein MKKFIFVAPEFHSIPPIHAAAVEWWIYNVAKISQANNLVICKGERAEKTVEKVSEYGTIHRIHTSRIYKRFFRKWSRLDPYPYAKRVIDIVMHYQSQDGEKPILIIQNSISLYNSVKQFYPEKLMVLHLHNKHKVVDLRPETKLITPSHFLADFFHAEAKIENIKVVPNGIDKELYQQRTSWKRERFGLKNDETVILYAGRLDKGKGVTELMDAVNLLHKKDQNIKLLLIGDHATVKKGEREVYRKKVLDKAAKMADSCILAGSIPPADMHQVYPLADLTLVPSLGEEAFCMVALESMACGVPVLVSPRGGIKEFVIPENSGFLLQEPLSPESIAKDISDTLLRDNLNVVAEHAKETAISQYDWSNVSVSLSKALAEWF; this is encoded by the coding sequence ATGAAAAAATTTATTTTTGTTGCTCCTGAATTTCATTCTATTCCCCCAATCCATGCAGCCGCAGTGGAATGGTGGATCTATAACGTAGCCAAAATCAGTCAGGCTAATAATTTGGTTATTTGTAAAGGGGAAAGAGCAGAGAAAACTGTAGAAAAAGTCAGTGAATATGGCACCATTCATAGAATACATACCAGTAGAATATATAAACGTTTTTTTAGGAAATGGTCTCGCTTAGATCCTTACCCTTATGCCAAAAGGGTGATAGATATCGTGATGCATTATCAAAGTCAGGATGGTGAGAAGCCGATTCTGATCATTCAAAATTCTATTTCGCTTTATAACTCTGTGAAGCAGTTTTACCCAGAAAAACTGATGGTCCTTCATTTACATAATAAACATAAAGTAGTTGACTTAAGGCCTGAAACAAAGCTCATTACTCCTAGCCATTTTTTAGCTGATTTTTTTCATGCTGAAGCAAAAATTGAGAATATCAAAGTGGTGCCGAATGGCATTGATAAGGAACTATATCAACAGAGAACTAGCTGGAAAAGAGAACGTTTTGGCCTAAAAAATGACGAAACTGTCATCTTGTATGCTGGCCGATTAGATAAAGGTAAAGGTGTTACTGAACTCATGGATGCAGTCAATTTGCTGCACAAAAAAGATCAAAATATCAAGCTGCTTTTGATTGGCGATCATGCAACGGTTAAAAAAGGCGAACGAGAAGTTTATCGGAAAAAAGTGTTGGATAAAGCCGCAAAAATGGCTGATAGCTGTATTCTTGCAGGGAGTATACCTCCGGCAGATATGCACCAAGTATATCCACTTGCTGATTTAACGCTTGTTCCCTCATTAGGAGAGGAAGCCTTTTGTATGGTTGCCTTGGAATCAATGGCATGTGGTGTACCCGTTTTGGTCAGTCCCAGAGGAGGAATAAAAGAGTTCGTGATCCCTGAAAATTCGGGATTTTTACTGCAAGAACCCTTGTCCCCAGAAAGCATTGCCAAAGATATTTCGGATACTCTGTTGCGCGATAATTTAAACGTTGTGGCTGAACATGCTAAAGAAACGGCAATAAGCCAATACGATTGGAGTAATGTCAGTGTTTCTTTGTCTAAAGCATTAGCTGAGTGGTTTTAA
- a CDS encoding Spy/CpxP family protein refolding chaperone produces MRNIAILALASMIVLGTTRALAKTADTDHIPEVNSPAAYPYCMPYGYKRNFNHHRDSQYNYSYIFGGVALTEQQREQMWNLVKEQHQYEQPLIDMRAEHRKLNALLAAEDFDEAEVRLQLEKIAEKNVALGVEIARIGNQIYQLLTPEQKELLKNRLKQMNVRLEK; encoded by the coding sequence ATGCGTAACATAGCAATATTGGCTTTAGCGTCAATGATTGTTCTCGGAACAACAAGAGCTTTAGCTAAAACTGCTGATACGGATCATATTCCTGAAGTTAATTCTCCCGCTGCATACCCATATTGTATGCCATATGGTTACAAGAGGAATTTTAATCATCACCGAGACAGTCAGTATAACTATAGTTATATCTTCGGTGGAGTCGCGTTAACTGAACAACAACGCGAGCAGATGTGGAATTTAGTCAAAGAACAGCATCAGTATGAGCAGCCGTTGATTGATATGCGTGCTGAACATAGGAAGTTAAATGCGCTTTTGGCTGCAGAAGATTTTGATGAAGCTGAGGTTCGTTTGCAGCTTGAAAAAATAGCTGAAAAGAATGTTGCTCTGGGTGTAGAAATTGCGCGGATTGGCAATCAGATTTATCAACTGTTAACACCAGAGCAGAAAGAGCTATTAAAAAATCGTCTAAAACAAATGAACGTAAGGCTCGAAAAGTAA
- a CDS encoding helix-turn-helix domain-containing protein: protein MKSKITLSEPERMTLQQLALNHLHRDVRTRGTGLLMLARGVKPSQITAEIGCSLRVIYNWVHTWHHSGIAGLLGGHAGGRYLAMTPEMIATAVEAASAESLTLARIAQCVEARHGSLPCTLETLVNTLKKPGLTYKRTRLSLKKSAMKRSLRKNPPC from the coding sequence ATGAAATCGAAGATAACACTTTCTGAGCCTGAACGAATGACATTACAACAACTGGCCTTGAATCACCTACACCGAGACGTCCGTACGCGAGGAACGGGTTTGCTCATGCTTGCCAGAGGCGTCAAGCCGTCCCAGATCACCGCTGAGATAGGATGCAGTCTCCGGGTTATCTACAACTGGGTTCACACATGGCACCATTCCGGGATTGCCGGATTATTAGGGGGTCATGCCGGCGGCCGGTATCTCGCCATGACGCCTGAAATGATTGCCACTGCGGTCGAAGCGGCCAGCGCAGAGTCCCTGACGCTCGCCCGAATAGCTCAGTGCGTTGAGGCAAGGCATGGTTCCCTGCCCTGTACGCTTGAAACGCTGGTGAATACCCTGAAAAAGCCGGGACTCACCTATAAACGAACCCGCCTGTCGCTTAAAAAAAGCGCAATGAAACGGAGTTTGCGAAAAAATCCACCTTGCTGA
- the rfaL gene encoding O-antigen ligase RfaL, giving the protein MKMVQNTSQKFIFHSGKVMFKETVKNHLSWGTFFVGGYIALVYVTGITRYKNLFFALIALTALYFLIKNPKGCLSALKNNIVLALGIFTLVYLYSIIISPDPKLSFSEIKTPFFRDVVLSSIIITLALSHTDTLKIQKMIIGSFLLGLLFITLKEMYLFYLDYQNNIMPFTNYNHRSVSDGIVFFFPALVALWHFQKPQNYVRLILTILFILSVLFVLLGTLSRGAWLAVFVMFFMMIVMNKNWKTFIASVVFICAAIFAIKSDYLGKQSTLTYKLEQTDSSHRYTNGTQGSALTLILENPIKGYGAGNKIYDQIYNVSAKNYPDWTYQTSLGPHNIFLTVWFSSGILGMGAFLFLIFSYLKQSAQEWNTSIGYNKQAGLILLISFFGYFIVRGNFESVHLNILGIYLGLLTALCQQRWNESRLKV; this is encoded by the coding sequence ATGAAAATGGTACAAAATACCAGCCAGAAATTCATTTTCCATTCTGGTAAGGTCATGTTTAAAGAAACCGTTAAAAACCACTTATCTTGGGGTACTTTTTTCGTCGGTGGTTACATCGCACTTGTCTATGTAACTGGTATCACGCGTTATAAAAACTTATTTTTTGCCTTGATAGCGTTAACCGCACTCTACTTTCTTATTAAAAACCCCAAAGGATGCCTCTCTGCGTTAAAGAACAACATCGTACTGGCTTTAGGAATATTCACTTTGGTTTATCTCTACTCGATTATTATTTCTCCTGATCCCAAACTCAGTTTCAGTGAAATAAAAACGCCTTTTTTCAGGGATGTCGTTCTCTCCAGTATCATCATTACATTAGCATTAAGTCATACGGATACACTTAAAATCCAGAAAATGATTATTGGTTCATTTCTGCTTGGATTATTATTCATCACACTGAAAGAAATGTACCTGTTTTATCTGGATTATCAGAACAATATTATGCCATTTACTAACTATAATCATCGTAGTGTGTCAGATGGTATTGTTTTCTTCTTTCCAGCATTAGTAGCCCTTTGGCATTTCCAAAAACCCCAAAATTATGTTCGCTTGATACTGACAATTTTATTTATCTTATCCGTACTCTTTGTATTGCTGGGGACACTTTCCAGAGGGGCTTGGCTTGCCGTTTTTGTAATGTTTTTCATGATGATAGTCATGAACAAAAACTGGAAGACTTTCATTGCCAGCGTTGTTTTCATCTGCGCCGCCATATTTGCTATCAAATCTGATTACCTTGGTAAGCAATCAACTCTAACCTATAAATTGGAGCAAACAGATAGCAGTCACCGATATACCAATGGAACACAAGGTTCAGCCCTTACCTTAATTCTGGAAAACCCTATCAAAGGCTATGGTGCTGGCAATAAAATATATGATCAAATTTATAATGTGAGCGCTAAAAATTATCCTGATTGGACATATCAAACTTCCCTAGGTCCTCATAATATTTTCCTGACCGTATGGTTTTCTTCCGGAATATTGGGAATGGGAGCCTTTTTATTTTTAATCTTCTCTTATCTGAAACAATCAGCTCAGGAATGGAACACAAGCATCGGCTACAATAAGCAAGCTGGATTAATCTTACTTATCTCTTTCTTTGGATATTTTATTGTCAGAGGGAACTTTGAAAGTGTTCATTTGAACATTTTGGGTATCTACCTTGGCTTACTGACGGCATTATGTCAGCAAAGATGGAATGAAAGCAGACTGAAAGTCTGA
- a CDS encoding phosphatidate cytidylyltransferase — protein MTDIDHDLMLLLGGIFGILVIASVIGGILAFWYSGERSSATIDNLNARIRGWWMMCIICVLAVVVGPVGSVILFAVMSFFALREFITLTPTRRSDHEALFWCFFVFVPVQYVLVGMQWYGLFSVFIPVYVCLFLPARTALIGDTTQFLERTAKIQWGMLVMVFAISHAPALLMLDIPEYENQNIKLMLFLMIVVQMSDVLQYIFGKLLGKRPIVPKLSPNKTVEGFVGGILVSVLLGMALFWVTPFSPWEAGLMSLAITLMGFIGGLCMSAIKRDSGVKDFGGIIEGHGGMLDRIDSLCFAAPIFFHLTRYFYT, from the coding sequence ATGACAGATATCGATCATGATTTGATGTTGTTACTGGGAGGGATATTCGGGATATTAGTTATTGCCAGTGTAATTGGTGGTATTTTGGCTTTTTGGTATTCAGGAGAAAGGAGCAGTGCCACTATCGATAACCTGAATGCCCGAATTCGTGGCTGGTGGATGATGTGTATCATCTGTGTTCTGGCTGTTGTCGTTGGGCCTGTGGGTTCGGTTATTTTATTTGCAGTGATGTCATTTTTTGCCTTGCGTGAATTTATTACGCTAACGCCAACTCGTCGCAGTGATCATGAAGCGCTGTTCTGGTGTTTCTTTGTTTTTGTGCCTGTGCAGTATGTTTTGGTTGGTATGCAATGGTATGGACTATTCTCGGTCTTCATTCCCGTATATGTTTGCCTGTTTTTGCCCGCCAGAACCGCGTTGATTGGAGATACCACTCAGTTTCTGGAACGAACGGCCAAAATCCAGTGGGGGATGTTGGTGATGGTATTTGCCATCAGCCATGCACCCGCGTTGCTGATGCTGGATATCCCAGAGTATGAAAATCAAAATATCAAATTAATGTTGTTTCTGATGATCGTGGTGCAAATGTCCGATGTATTACAGTACATATTCGGAAAATTATTGGGTAAACGTCCGATTGTGCCGAAGCTCAGTCCCAATAAAACGGTTGAGGGATTTGTTGGCGGGATTTTGGTTTCTGTACTGTTGGGAATGGCGTTGTTCTGGGTAACGCCTTTTTCCCCGTGGGAAGCGGGACTGATGTCGTTAGCAATCACCCTGATGGGATTTATTGGTGGATTATGCATGTCGGCGATTAAAAGAGACAGCGGAGTGAAGGACTTTGGCGGAATAATTGAAGGTCATGGTGGGATGTTGGATCGAATCGACTCACTTTGTTTCGCTGCTCCTATATTTTTCCATCTAACGCGCTATTTTTATACCTGA
- the cpxR gene encoding envelope stress response regulator transcription factor CpxR, translating into MHKILLVDDDRELTSLLKELLEMEGFNVVIAYDGEQALQYIDSSIDLLLLDIMMPRKNGIETLKELRQYHQTPVIMLTARGSDLDRVLGLELGADDYLPKPFNDRELVARIRAILRRSNWSEQQADTGTPILEIDKLQLNPGRQEASFDGTILDLTGTEFTLLYLLAQHLGQVVSREHLSQEVLGKRLTPFDRAIDMHISNLRRKLPNRTDELPWFKTLRGRGYLMVSAK; encoded by the coding sequence ATGCATAAAATCTTATTAGTTGATGATGACCGCGAGCTGACATCGCTATTAAAAGAATTGCTCGAAATGGAAGGATTCAATGTTGTCATCGCCTACGATGGTGAACAGGCTTTACAATATATCGATTCTTCAATTGACCTATTATTGCTGGACATCATGATGCCGCGCAAGAACGGCATTGAGACGTTGAAAGAGCTACGGCAATACCACCAGACCCCTGTTATCATGTTAACGGCTCGTGGTAGCGATTTAGACCGTGTTTTGGGATTAGAATTGGGAGCAGATGACTATCTTCCCAAACCGTTTAACGATCGCGAACTGGTCGCCCGCATACGTGCCATTTTACGCCGTTCCAACTGGAGTGAACAACAGGCTGATACTGGAACACCTATACTGGAGATCGATAAGCTACAACTCAACCCAGGACGTCAGGAAGCCAGTTTTGATGGTACGATTTTGGATCTCACGGGTACAGAGTTCACCCTGCTTTATTTATTAGCGCAACATTTGGGACAAGTCGTTTCCCGTGAACATTTAAGTCAGGAAGTATTGGGAAAACGATTAACGCCTTTTGATCGGGCTATTGATATGCATATTTCGAATCTACGCCGTAAATTGCCCAACAGAACGGATGAACTACCATGGTTTAAGACATTACGCGGCCGTGGATACTTAATGGTTTCCGCAAAATGA
- a CDS encoding ATP-grasp fold amidoligase family protein yields MDFSIKNIRKKTLYYLCGYYPEFVTKLLFFRRFGKILNLKKPITFNEKLQWLKLKEYKDKPLVTLCADKFLVRNYVANLGCNNILNEIYYAWDSVDEINWDALPPKFVLKCNHGAGYNIICKDNSKLDVNSTKSILKKWMKHDYWRNSVELCYKNIPKKIVCEKFIETKSGTLPYDYKVFCFHGHPLFVMVCTERETDKPKYYFVDKEWDILPYGLDYLNLKDKSLLEKPDGYSDLFHYAEILSKPFPFVRADFYLNDGQIIFGELTFTPAAGLDIELNNEKVQNVDKLIGDLLDIHKIHL; encoded by the coding sequence ATGGATTTTTCAATAAAAAACATCAGGAAAAAAACATTATACTATTTATGTGGGTATTACCCCGAATTTGTAACAAAATTGTTATTCTTTAGGCGCTTTGGAAAAATACTAAATCTAAAAAAACCAATTACATTTAATGAAAAACTACAATGGTTGAAGTTAAAAGAATATAAAGACAAACCTCTCGTAACATTATGCGCTGATAAATTTTTAGTCAGGAATTATGTGGCAAATTTAGGGTGCAATAATATATTAAATGAAATTTACTACGCATGGGATAGTGTCGATGAAATAAATTGGGACGCCCTCCCTCCTAAATTTGTCCTAAAATGTAATCATGGAGCTGGTTATAACATAATATGTAAAGACAACAGTAAACTTGATGTTAACAGCACTAAAAGCATACTAAAAAAATGGATGAAACATGATTATTGGAGAAACTCTGTAGAATTATGTTACAAAAACATACCTAAAAAAATTGTTTGTGAAAAATTCATAGAAACAAAAAGTGGTACTTTACCATATGATTATAAGGTATTTTGTTTCCATGGACATCCACTTTTCGTTATGGTTTGTACAGAAAGAGAAACAGATAAACCTAAATATTATTTCGTAGATAAAGAATGGGATATACTTCCCTATGGTTTGGATTATCTAAATTTAAAAGACAAATCTCTATTGGAAAAACCAGATGGATATAGTGATCTTTTCCACTACGCAGAAATATTATCTAAACCTTTTCCATTTGTAAGAGCTGATTTTTATCTAAATGATGGCCAGATAATTTTCGGTGAATTAACTTTCACACCAGCAGCAGGCCTCGATATAGAACTAAACAACGAGAAAGTTCAGAATGTGGATAAGTTAATTGGTGATCTATTAGATATACATAAAATACATTTATGA
- the cpxA gene encoding envelope stress sensor histidine kinase CpxA has translation MINSLTARIFAIFWFTLALVLMIALMAPKLDSRQLTPLLDSEYQSGEKLAKQVEEELMHDSGNDLFWWLRLDRAIALWTPPGQRLILVSSEGLISDINTPSHQQQVIRNFIGQSDNADHPKKKKYGRSEILGPFSVRDGEDHYHLYIIRPAGSPQSDFINLMFDRPFLLPAATMLISAPLLLWLSWSLAKPARKLKNAADDVAKGNLRQHPELESGPQEFLATGSSFNQMISALERMVTAQQRLISDISHELRTPLTRLQLATALLRRRHGESKELARIETETQRLDGMINDLLVLSRNQHKNELLRENIKAHDIWSDILENAKFEAEQMSKTLDIVSPPGNWIIYCNPATLGSALENIVRNALRYSSNHIAVAFKADNQAVTITVDDDGPGVSPEDREHIFRPFYRTDEARDRESGGTGLGLAIVETAVSQHRGRVKAEDSPLGGLRLVIWLPLHGR, from the coding sequence ATGATCAACAGCTTGACAGCCCGTATATTCGCAATTTTTTGGTTCACGCTGGCACTCGTCCTGATGATAGCCTTAATGGCTCCTAAACTGGACTCACGGCAGTTAACACCACTTTTAGATAGTGAATATCAATCGGGGGAAAAACTGGCAAAACAAGTAGAAGAAGAATTGATGCACGATTCAGGGAATGACCTATTCTGGTGGTTACGTCTGGATCGTGCTATTGCCTTGTGGACTCCCCCTGGCCAACGCCTGATCCTTGTCTCCAGTGAAGGGCTGATTAGTGACATTAATACCCCTTCTCACCAACAACAAGTTATTCGCAACTTTATCGGCCAATCCGATAACGCCGATCACCCCAAAAAGAAAAAATATGGCCGTTCGGAAATACTCGGCCCCTTTTCTGTCCGCGATGGAGAAGATCATTACCACCTCTACATCATTAGGCCTGCGGGCAGTCCACAATCAGATTTTATTAATTTGATGTTTGACCGACCATTTTTACTGCCCGCAGCCACCATGTTAATCAGTGCCCCACTACTCTTGTGGCTGTCATGGAGCCTGGCAAAACCCGCTCGTAAGCTCAAAAACGCAGCCGATGACGTCGCAAAGGGGAACTTACGGCAACACCCTGAACTGGAATCCGGCCCACAAGAGTTTTTAGCAACCGGCAGTAGTTTCAACCAGATGATTAGTGCACTGGAAAGGATGGTCACCGCTCAACAACGACTGATTTCCGATATCTCCCATGAGCTGCGCACCCCGCTTACCCGCTTACAATTGGCGACTGCTTTGCTACGCCGTCGTCACGGTGAAAGCAAAGAACTGGCGCGCATCGAAACAGAAACCCAACGTCTGGATGGCATGATTAATGACCTGCTAGTACTTTCCCGCAATCAACATAAGAACGAGTTACTGCGCGAGAATATCAAAGCCCACGATATATGGTCTGACATCCTGGAGAATGCAAAATTCGAAGCTGAGCAGATGAGCAAAACGCTGGATATCGTCTCACCTCCCGGAAACTGGATCATTTACTGCAACCCAGCAACACTCGGCAGCGCACTGGAAAACATCGTCCGCAATGCACTGCGTTACTCCAGCAACCATATTGCCGTTGCATTTAAGGCAGATAATCAAGCTGTAACGATCACTGTTGACGATGATGGGCCTGGAGTCAGCCCAGAAGACCGCGAACATATCTTCCGACCGTTTTATCGGACAGATGAGGCACGGGATAGAGAATCCGGTGGAACTGGACTGGGGTTGGCAATAGTTGAAACAGCGGTGAGCCAGCATCGAGGTCGGGTGAAAGCAGAAGATAGCCCATTAGGGGGATTACGGCTAGTGATTTGGTTGCCATTGCATGGAAGATAG
- a CDS encoding IS630 family transposase — MLSKIKTGAQLGHYRLVYFDEAGFAASPPVQYGWSPRDKPHETEPQAHGRWSVLGALNYTDNTLFYQTASGSITRADVIDFLEQVAKQGDKRLTFLVLDNARIHHGIAEKIRHRWLQEHNLLLLYLPAYSPELNLIEIVWKQAKYHWRRFITWTQDTMEYELHTLLEGYGDQFAINFS, encoded by the coding sequence TTGCTGAGCAAAATTAAGACCGGGGCACAGTTAGGCCATTACCGTCTGGTCTATTTTGATGAGGCCGGTTTTGCCGCGTCTCCGCCGGTGCAATATGGTTGGAGTCCACGGGATAAGCCCCATGAGACTGAGCCTCAAGCCCATGGCAGATGGTCAGTCCTGGGGGCGTTAAATTATACGGACAACACACTGTTTTACCAGACAGCGTCAGGTAGTATTACGCGAGCTGATGTGATTGATTTTTTAGAGCAGGTCGCTAAACAAGGGGACAAGCGCCTGACATTTTTAGTGTTGGATAATGCGCGTATCCACCATGGGATCGCGGAAAAAATTAGACATCGCTGGTTACAAGAACACAACCTGCTTTTACTTTATCTTCCCGCCTACAGTCCAGAGCTAAACCTGATTGAAATCGTCTGGAAACAAGCCAAATATCACTGGCGACGTTTTATCACCTGGACTCAAGATACCATGGAGTATGAGCTACATACGCTCTTGGAAGGTTATGGTGATCAATTTGCAATTAATTTTTCTTGA
- a CDS encoding DUF1240 domain-containing protein → MTIEKRVGIILFSLLMSVVMVFVVFIAGSELIAAFKMEERVESSWVMFFLVFSSPFMLYFFLFAIYLGMTFKPEELEKIRKKKKKKKSTTLNERIMGFCLAIALIGFIVSVPLSWYIHFKLLGAGYVVCERKSPKAPTQYAKEEKLCH, encoded by the coding sequence ATGACAATAGAAAAAAGGGTTGGAATTATTTTATTTTCATTACTTATGTCAGTGGTAATGGTTTTTGTTGTTTTTATTGCGGGCAGTGAACTGATAGCGGCGTTTAAGATGGAAGAAAGGGTTGAGTCCTCTTGGGTCATGTTCTTTCTTGTTTTCTCCTCGCCATTCATGCTGTATTTTTTTCTTTTCGCGATCTATCTGGGTATGACTTTCAAGCCAGAAGAGCTAGAAAAAATCAGGAAAAAGAAAAAAAAGAAAAAATCGACAACATTAAATGAACGGATTATGGGCTTTTGTCTCGCCATTGCATTGATCGGGTTTATCGTTAGTGTTCCGCTGTCTTGGTATATCCATTTCAAGTTGCTGGGAGCGGGCTATGTTGTCTGCGAACGTAAGTCTCCGAAAGCACCAACTCAGTATGCGAAAGAGGAAAAACTCTGCCACTAA